A portion of the Etheostoma cragini isolate CJK2018 chromosome 13, CSU_Ecrag_1.0, whole genome shotgun sequence genome contains these proteins:
- the dpagt1 gene encoding UDP-N-acetylglucosamine--dolichyl-phosphate N-acetylglucosaminephosphotransferase: MPGNMSPVPILPLVINCFMSALGCLATLKLIPAFKDHFISAKLYGMDLNKTSKKQVPESQGVISGTVFLIILFCFIPVPFLSCFVGDQCMGFPHDEFVQVIGALLAICCMIFLGFADDVLNLRWRHKLLLPTMASLPLLMVYFTNFGNTVIVVPKPFRALLGLHLDLGILYYVYMGMLAVFCTNAINILAGINGIESGQALFISGSIIVFNLLELSGDYRDDHVFSLYFMIPFFFTTLALFYHNWYPSSVFVGDTFCYFAGMTFAVVGILGHFSKTMLLFFIPQVVNFVYSLPQLFHIIPCPRHRLPRLNPDTGKLGMSYSKFKRKDLSKLGHLILKVAELLKLLEVRRGQEGDDDFIECNNMTLINLALKLLGPIHERNLTVIMLIIQVIGSVVAFGIRYHLVRLFYDV; encoded by the exons ATGCCTGGAAACATGTCCCCGGTACCCATCCTACCGTTGGTGATAAACTGTTTCATGTCTGCACTCGGCTGCTTGGCCACATTGAAACTCATTCCTGCGTTCAAAGACCATTTCATCTCCGCCAAATTGTACGGAATGGACCTAAACAAAACCTCCAAAAAGCAAGT CCCAGAGTCCCAAGGAGTCATCAGTGGGACAGtcttcctcatcatcctcttctGCTTTATCCCAGTGCCTTTCCTTAGCTGCTTTGTAGGAGATCAGTGCATGGGCTTCCCACACGATGAG TTTGTACAGGTGATTGGTGCACTTCTGGCTATTTGTTGCATGATCTTCCTGGGCTTTGCTGATGACGTGCTGAACCTGCGGTGGAGACACAAGCTCCTGCTTCCCACCATGGCTTCCCTGCCACTGCTCATGGTCTATTTTACCAACTTTGGCAACACAGTCATTGTGGTGCCCAAGCCCTTCAGAGCCCTGCTTGGACTGCACTTGGATTTGG GTATTCTTTACTACGTCTACATGGGAATGCTTGCAGTGTTCTGCACAAATGCCATCAACATCCTAGCAGGCATCAACGGCATTGAGTCAGGTCAAGCCCTGTTTATCTCCGGCTCCATTATTGTCTTCAACCTGCTGGAACTCAGTG GAGATTACCGTGATGACCATGTTTTCTCCCTCTACTTCATGATACCATTCTTCTTCACCACATTAGCACTTTTTTACCACAACTG GTACCCTTCATCTGTGTTTGTGGGAGACACTTTCTGCTACTTTGCTGGTATGACCTTCGCTGTAGTCGGCATCCTGGGACACTTCAGCAAAACAATGCTGCTGTTCTTCATTCCTCAAGTAGTTAACTTTGTCTACTCCTTGCCTCAGCTTTTTCATATCATCCCCTGTCCCAGACACCGGCTCCCCAG GCTGAATCCAGACACCGGCAAACTGGGAATGAGTTACTCTAAATTCAAAAGAAAGGACCTCTCTAAATTAGGACACCTTATTCTGAAG GTGGCAGAGTTATTAAAGCTGCTAGAGGTGCGAAGAGGCCAGGAGGGAGACGATGATTTTATTGAGTGCAACAACATGACCTTAATAAATCTGGCACTGAAATTACTCGGTCCCATCCATGAGAGAAACCTCACAGTCATCATGCTCATCATACAG GTGATTGGCAGTGTAGTGGCTTTTGGGATCCGTTATCATCTGGTACGTCTCTTCTATGACGTCTAG
- the hinfp gene encoding histone H4 transcription factor: protein MPPNKRIHKKTLKLECEWSSCQESFSWIDNFCKHAEGHLNNALNMAEEDEEESEGERNCHWRDCGFCSVEGPEELRRHLFFHCYHTKLKQLGQQVLNAQTDLGTCSIGYQNRNVIPEIPDNFICLWDDCEQPPYENPEWFYRHVEMHSLSIDIPAGDHEFQIHCGWKDCEATAKGRPKLREHLRSHTQEKVVACPGCGGMYASNTKLFDHIIRQSAMEGQRFQCSHCSKRFATERLLRDHMRTHVSHYKCPLCDMTCPSPSSLRNHIKFRHSNEKPYSCEYCEYSCKNLVDLRKHLDTHSSEPAFHCNVPGCGFTSRNLGTMTIHHKREHEGNFVARYKCHVCDQCFTRGNNLTIHLHKKHQFKWPSGHPRFRYKEHEDGFLRLQLIRYESVELTEQLMSERQSSQAEEDEDSGQIEEESLGAAPSELQVELRGVLLEEQRIEGTTASAGGGQEEGLLYVLTGGLSEAGEHSVMQQLQDTAQQQGMHLG, encoded by the exons ATGCCACCTAACAAACGGATTCACaagaaaacactgaaattgGAGTGTGAATGGAGCTCTTGTCAGGAGTCTTTCAGCTGGATAGATAACTTCTGCAAACATGCGGAGGGTCATCTTAACAATGCTCTGAACATGGCGGAGGAGGACGAAGAAGAATCAGAAG GGGAGAGAAACTGTCATTGGAGAGACTGCGGTTTCTGTTCTGTGGAGGGCCCTGAAGAGTTGAGAAGACATCTGTTCTTTCACTGTTACCATACAAAGCTGAAGCAGTTGGGTCAGCAGGTGCTTAATGCCCAGACAGATCTTGGCACCTGCTCCATAGGCTACCAGAACCGCAACGTCATCCCTGAAATCCCAGACAATTTTATCTGCCTTTGGGACGACTGTGAG CAACCACCATATGAAAACCCAGAATGGTTCTATCGCCATGTGGAGATGCATAGCCTGAGCATAGATATCCCAGCAGgagaccatgaattccaaataCATTGTGGATGGAAAG ATTGCGAAGCCACCGCTAAAGGGCGTCCTAAACTTCGGGAGCACCTCCGCAGCCACACTCAGGAGAAAGTAGTGGCATGTCCAGGCTGTGGGGGGATGTACGCCAGCAACACCAAGTTATTTGACCACATCATACGACAGAGTGCCATGGAAG GTCAGAGGTTCCAGTGTTCTCACTGTTCCAAAAGGTTTGCAACAGAAAGACTACTGAGAGACCACATGAGAACCCACG TGAGCCACTACAAATGCCCACTTTGTGACATGACTTGTCCATCACCGTCTTCACTACGCAACCATATTAAGTTCCGCCACAGTAATGAAAAGCCATACAGCTGCGAATACTGTGAATACAG ctgTAAGAATCTAGTAGACTTGCGCAAACACCTGGATACTCACAGCAGCGAGCCGGCATTTCACTGCAACGTTCCTGGCTGTGGCTTCACCTCTCGTAACCTCGGCACCATGACGATTCACCACAAAAGAGAGCATGAG GGGAATTTTGTTGCCCGTTATAAGTGCCATGTGTGCGATCAGTGCTTCACCCGTGGCAACAACCTAACTATTCATCTGCACAAAAAGCACCAATTCAAATGGCCCTCCGGACACCCCAGGTTCAG GTACAAGGAGCACGAGGACGGCTTCTTGCGGCTGCAACTGATTCGTTACGAGAGTGTGGAGCTGACAGAGCAGCTAATGAGTGAAAGACAAAGCAGTCAagcagaggaggatgaggacaGCGGACAGATTGAGGAAGAATCCTTGGGGGCAGCTCCCTCAGAGTTGCAGGTAGAACTGAGAGGGGTGCTGCTAGAGGAGCAGAGGATTGAGGGAACCACCGCCAGCGCTGGGGGGGGTCAGGAAGAGGGCTTGTTGTACGTTCTCACTGGAGGTTTGTCAGAAGCAGGGGAGCACTCTGTCATGCAGCAGTTACAGGATACTGCTCAGCAGCAAGGAATGCACTTAGGTTGA